In one window of Calypte anna isolate BGI_N300 chromosome 1, bCalAnn1_v1.p, whole genome shotgun sequence DNA:
- the LOC103531258 gene encoding histone H4 yields the protein MSGRGKGGKGLGKGGAKRHRKVLRDNIQGITKPAIRRLARRGGVKRISGLIYEETRGVLKVFLENVIRDAVTYTEHAKRKTVTAMDVVYALKRQGRTLYGFGG from the coding sequence ATGTCTGGCAGAGGCAAGGGCGGGAAGGGGCTCGGCAAGGGAGGCGCCAAGCGTCATCGTAAGGTGCTGCGCGACAACATCCAGGGCATCACCAAGCCGGCCATCCGTCGCCTTGCTCGTCGTGGCGGTGTCAAGCGCATCTCGGGGTTGATCTACGAGGAGACGCGCGGGGTGCTGAAGGTGTTCTTGGAGAACGTGATCCGCGATGCTGTGACCTACACCGAGCACGCCAAGAGGAAGACGGTGACAGCCATGGATGTGGTGTACGCTCTGAAGCGGCAGGGACGCACCCTCTACGGCTTCGGCGGTTAA
- the LOC103531732 gene encoding histone H3, producing the protein MARTKQTARKSTGGKAPRKQLATKAARKSAPATGGVKKPHRYRPGTVALREIRRYQKSTELLIRKLPFQRLVREIAQDFKTDLRFQSSAVMALQEASEAYLVGLFEDTNLCAIHAKRVTIMPKDIQLARRIRGERA; encoded by the coding sequence ATGGCCCGTACCAAGCAGACCGCGCGTAAGTCGACAGGCGGGAAGGCGCCCCGCAAGCAGTTGGCCACCAAGGCGGCCCGCAAGAGCGCGCCGGCCACGGGCGGCGTGAAGAAGCCGCACCGGTACCGTCCCGGCACGGTGGCGCTGCGCGAGATCCGGCGCTACCAGAAGTCGACGGAGCTGCTGATCCGCAAGCTGCCGTTCCAGCGGCTGGTGCGGGAGATCGCGCAGGACTTCAAGACGGACCTGCGGTTCCAGAGCTCTGCCGTGATGGCGCTGCAGGAGGCGAGCGAGGCCTACCTGGTGGGGCTCTTCGAGGACACCAACCTGTGCGCCATCCACGCCAAGCGCGTCACCATCATGCCCAAGGACATCCAGCTGGCCCGGCGCATCCGCGGCGAGCGCGCTTGA
- the LOC103531275 gene encoding histone H3, giving the protein MARTKQTARKSTGGKAPRKQLATKAARKSAPATGGVKKPHRYRPGTVALREIRRYQKSTELLIRKLPFQRLVREIAQDFKTDLRFQSSAVMALQEASEAYLVGLFEDTNLCAIHAKRVTIMPKDIQLARRIRGERA; this is encoded by the coding sequence ATGGCCCGTACCAAGCAGACCGCGCGTAAGTCGACAGGCGGGAAGGCGCCCCGCAAGCAGTTGGCCACCAAGGCGGCCCGCAAGAGCGCGCCGGCCACGGGCGGCGTGAAGAAGCCGCACCGGTACCGTCCCGGCACGGTGGCGCTGCGCGAGATCCGGCGGTACCAGAAGTCGACGGAGCTGCTGATCCGCAAGCTGCCGTTCCAGCGGCTGGTGCGGGAGATCGCGCAGGACTTCAAGACGGACCTGCGGTTCCAGAGCTCTGCGGTGATGGCGCTGCAGGAGGCGAGCGAGGCCTACCTGGTGGGGCTCTTCGAGGACACCAACCTGTGCGCCATCCACGCCAAGCGCGTCACCATCATGCCCAAGGACATCCAGCTGGCCCGGCGCATCCGCGGCGAGCGCGCCTGA
- the LOC115600419 gene encoding histone H4, translated as MSGRGKGGKGLGKGGAKRHRKVLRDNIQGITKPAIRRLARRGGVKRISGLIYEETRGVLKVFLENVIRDAVTYTEHAKRKTVTAMDVVYALKRQGRTLYGFGG; from the coding sequence ATGTCTGGCAGAGGCAAGGGCGGGAAGGGGCTCGGCAAGGGAGGCGCCAAGCGTCATCGTAAGGTGCTGCGCGACAACATCCAGGGCATCACCAAGCCGGCCATCCGTCGCCTTGCTCGGCGTGGCGGTGTCAAGCGCATCTCGGGGTTGATCTACGAGGAGACGCGCGGCGTGCTGAAGGTGTTCTTGGAGAACGTGATCCGCGATGCTGTGACCTACACTGAGCACGCCAAGAGGAAGACGGTGACAGCCATGGACGTGGTGTACGCTCTGAAGCGGCAGGGACGCACCCTCTACGGCTTCGGCGGCTAA
- the LOC103537272 gene encoding histone H1.11L-like, giving the protein MSETAPVAAPDVAPGLTAAGPKAAAKKPKKAAGASKARKPAGPSVTELITKAVSASKDRKGLSLAAVKKALAAGGYDVEKSNSRIKLGLKSLVSKGTLVQTKGTGASGSFRLSKKPGEVKEKAPKKRAAAAKPKKPAAKKTAVAAKKPKKAVTAKKSPKKVRKPAASAVKKSAKSPKKTVKAAKPKKAAVAAKSPAKAKAVKPKTAKPKAAKPKAAKAKKAAPKKK; this is encoded by the coding sequence ATGTCCGAGACCGCTCCTGTTGCCGCGCCCGATGTGGCTCCGGGTTTAACGGCCGCCGGTCCGAAGGCCGCCGCTAAGAAGCCGAAAAAAGCGGCGGGCGCTTCCAAAGCCCGCAAGCCCGCCGGCCCCAGCGTCACCGAGCTGATCACCAAGGCTGTGTCTGCTTCCAAGGACCGCAAGGGGCTCTCCCTCGCCGCTGTCAAGAAGGCGCTGGCCGCCGGAGGCTACGATGTGGAGAAAAGCAACAGCCGCATCAAGCTGGGGCTCAAGAGCCTCGTCAGCAAGGGCACCCTGGTGCAGACCAAGGGCACCGGCGCCTCCGGTTCTTTTCGTCTCAGTAAGAAGCCTGGGGAAGTGAAGGAGAAAGCCCCCAAGAAGCGTGCAGCCGCGGCCAAGCCGAAGAAGCCGGCGGCCAAGAAGACCGCTGTTGCTGCcaaaaagcccaaaaaggcGGTGACTGCGAAGAAAAGCCCCAAGAAAGTTAGAAAGCCGGCGGCTAGCGCAGTTAAGAAGTCAGCTAAGAGTCCCAAAAAGACTGTCAAGGCAGCCAAGCCGAAAAAGGCAGCGGTAGCTGCGAAGAGTCCGGCTAAGGCGAAGGCGGTGAAGCCCAAAACAGCAAAGCCCAAGGCAGCGAAGCCGAAAGCAGCCAAGGCGAAGAAGGCGgcaccaaagaaaaaataa
- the LOC115600420 gene encoding histone H4 — protein MSGRGKGGKGLGKGGAKRHRKVLRDNIQGITKPAIRRLARRGGVKRISGLIYEETRGVLKVFLENVIRDAVTYTEHAKRKTVTAMDVVYALKRQGRTLYGFGG, from the coding sequence ATGTCTGGTAGAGGCAAGGGCGGGAAGGGGCTCGGCAAGGGAGGCGCTAAGCGCCACCGTAAGGTGCTGCGGGACAACATCCAGGGCATCACCAAGCCAGCCATCCGTCGCCTTGCTCGGCGTGGCGGTGTGAAGCGCATCTCGGGGCTGATCTACGAAGAGACGCGCGGGGTGCTGAAGGTGTTCTTGGAGAACGTGATCCGCGATGCTGTGACGTACACCGAGCATGCCAAGAGGAAGACGGTGACAGCTATGGACGTAGTGTACGCCCTGAAGCGGCAGGGACGCACCCTCTACGGCTTCGGCGGCTAA
- the LOC103528205 gene encoding histone H2A type 2-C yields the protein MSGRGKQGGKARAKAKSRSSRAGLQFPVGRVHRLLRKGNYAERVGAGAPVYLAAVLEYLTAEILELAGNAARDNKKTRIIPRHLQLAIRNDEELNKLLGKVTIAQGGVLPNIQAVLLPKKTESHKAKSK from the coding sequence ATGTCCGGCCGGGGTAAACAGGGAGGGAAGGCACGGGCCAAGGCCAAGTCGCGCTCGTCGCGGGCTGGTCTGCAGTTCCCGGTGGGCCGCGTCCACCGCCTCCTGCGGAAAGGCAACTACGCGGAGCGGGTGGGCGCCGGCGCCCCGGTGTACCTGGCGGCCGTGCTGGAGTACCTGACGGCCGAGATCCTGGAGCTGGCGGGCAACGCTGCCCGCGACAACAAGAAGACGCGTATCATCCCCCGCCACCTGCAGCTGGCCATCCGCAACGACGAGgagctcaacaagctgctgggcAAGGTGACGATCGCGCAGGGCGGGGTGCTGCCCAACatccaggcagtgctgctgcccaagAAGACCGAGAGTCATAAAGCCAAGAGCAAGTAA
- the LOC103528204 gene encoding histone H3, whose amino-acid sequence MARTKQTARKSTGGKAPRKQLATKAARKSAPATGGVKKPHRYRPGTVALREIRRYQKSTELLIRKLPFQRLVREIAQDFKTDLRFQSSAVMALQEASEAYLVGLFEDTNLCAIHAKRVTIMPKDIQLARRIRGERA is encoded by the coding sequence ATGGCCCGTACGAAGCAGACCGCGCGTAAATCGACAGGCGGGAAGGCGCCCCGCAAGCAGTTGGCCACCAAGGCGGCCCGCAAGAGCGCGCCGGCCACGGGCGGCGTGAAGAAGCCGCACCGGTACCGTCCCGGCACGGTGGCGCTGCGCGAGATCCGGCGGTACCAGAAGTCGACGGAGCTGCTGATCCGCAAGCTGCCGTTCCAGCGGCTGGTGCGGGAGATCGCGCAGGACTTCAAGACGGACCTGCGGTTCCAGAGCTCTGCGGTGATGGCGCTGCAAGAGGCGAGCGAGGCCTACCTGGTGGGTCTCTTCGAGGACACCAACCTGTGCGCCATCCACGCCAAGCGCGTCACCATCATGCCCAAGGACATCCAGCTGGCCCGGCGCATCCGCGGTGAACGCGCATAA
- the LOC115600411 gene encoding histone H1.01: protein MSETAPAAAPDAPAPGAKAAAKKPKKAAGASKARKPAGPSVTELITKAVSASKERKGLSLAALKKALAAGGYDVEKNNSRIKLGLKSLVSKGTLVQTKGTGASGSFRLNKKPGEVKEKAPKKRAAAAKPKKPAAKKPASAAKKPKKAAAVKKSPKKAKKPAATAAKKAAKSPKKAAKAGRPKKAAKSPAKAKAVKPKAAKPKAAKPKAAKAKKAAPKKK, encoded by the coding sequence ATGTCCGAGACCGCTCCCGCAGCCGCCCCCGATGCTCCCGCTCCCGGTGCAAAGGCCGCCGCCAAGAAGCCGAAGAAAGCGGCGGGCGCCTCCAAAGCCCGCAAGCCCGCCGGCCCCAGCGTCACCGAACTGATCACCAAGGCCGTCTCCGCCTCCAAGGAGCGCAAGGGGCTCTCACTCGCCGCTCTCAAGAAGGCGCTGGCCGCCGGAGGCTACGATGTGGAGAAGAACAACAGCCGCATCAAGCTGGGGCTCAAGAGCCTCGTCAGCAAGGGCACCCTGGTGCAGACCAAGGGCACCGGCGCCTCCGGGTCTTTCCGCCTTAATAAAAAGCCCGGGGAAGTGAAGGAGAAAGCCCCCAAGAAGCGTGCGGCCGCGGCCAAGCCAAAGAAGCCCGCGGCCAAGAAACCCGCCAGCGCTGCGAAGAAGCCGAAGAAGGCGGCGGCAGTGAAGAAGAGTCCCAAGAAAGCCAAGAAGCCGGCAGCGACTGCTGCTAAGAAAGCGGCCAAGAGCCCCAAGAAGGCAGCCAAAGCAGGTCGCCCCAAGAAGGCAGCAAAGAGTCCGGCCAAGGCGAAGGCGGTGAAGCCCAAGGCAGCCAAGCCCAAGGCAGCGAAGCCGAAAGCAGCCAAGGCGAAGAAGGCAGCGCccaaaaagaagtaa
- the LOC103531308 gene encoding histone H2A-IV, producing MSGRGKQGGKARAKAKSRSSRAGLQFPVGRVHRLLRKGNYAERVGAGAPVYLAAVLEYLTAEILELAGNAARDNKKTRIIPRHLQLAIRNDEELNKLLGKVTIAQGGVLPNIQAVLLPKKTDSHKAKAK from the coding sequence ATGTCCGGCCGCGGCAAGCAGGGCGGAAAGGCGCGGGCCAAGGCCAAGTCGCGCTCGTCGCGGGCCGGGCTGCAGTTCCCGGTGGGCCGCGTCCACCGCCTCCTGCGGAAAGGCAACTACGCGGAGCGGGTGGGCGCCGGCGCCCCGGTGTACCTGGCGGCCGTGCTGGAGTACCTGACGGCCGAGATCCTGGAGCTGGCGGGCAACGCTGCCCGCGACAACAAGAAGACGCGTATCATCCCCCGCCACCTGCAGCTGGCCATCCGCAACGACGAGgagctcaacaagctgctgggcAAGGTGACGATCGCGCAGGGTGGGGTGCTGCCCAATATCCAGGCCGTGCTGCTGCCCAAGAAGACTGACAGCCACAAGGCTAAAGCCAAGTGA
- the LOC103531298 gene encoding histone H2B 1/2/3/4/6 yields the protein MPEPAKSAPAPKKGSKKAVTKTQKKGDKKRKKSRKESYSIYVYKVLKQVHPDTGISSKAMGIMNSFVNDIFERIAGEASRLAHYNKRSTITSREIQTAVRLLLPGELAKHAVSEGTKAVTKYTSSK from the coding sequence ATGCCTGAACCAGCTAAGTCTGCCCCGGCGCCCAAGAAGGGCTCCAAAAAAGCCGTCACCAAGACGCAGAAGAAAGGAGACAAGAAACGCAAGAAGAGCCGCAAGGAGAGCTACTCGATCTACGTGTACAAGGTGCTGAAGCAGGTGCACCCCGACACGGGCATCTCCTCGAAAGCGATGGGCATCATGAACTCCTTCGTCAACGACATCTTCGAGCGCATCGCCGGGGAGGCGTCTCGCCTGGCGCACTACAACAAGCGCTCCACCATCACCTCGCGGGAGATCCAGACGGCAGtgcggctgctgctgcccgGCGAGCTGGCCAAGCACGCAGTCTCCGAGGGCACCAAGGCTGTCACCAAGTACACCAGCTCCAA